In one window of Armatimonadota bacterium DNA:
- a CDS encoding RNA-binding protein, giving the protein MAIKSLYVGNLSYSTTESALRELFAEYEPSEVRLIPDKGFGFVDVPEEKAAEAIAALNGREVDGRALTVNEARPRTERGGGGGRRGGGGGGGRGW; this is encoded by the coding sequence ATGGCCATCAAGAGTCTCTACGTAGGGAACCTGAGCTACTCCACAACGGAGAGCGCGCTCCGCGAGCTGTTTGCGGAGTACGAGCCGTCGGAGGTGCGGCTGATCCCGGACAAGGGGTTCGGCTTCGTCGACGTCCCGGAGGAGAAGGCCGCCGAGGCCATCGCGGCGCTCAACGGGCGCGAGGTGGATGGGCGCGCGCTGACGGTGAACGAGGCACGCCCGCGCACGGAGCGCGGTGGTGGCGGCGGGCGCCGCGGCGGCGGCGGCGGCGGCGGACGCGGCTGGTAG